Within Cololabis saira isolate AMF1-May2022 chromosome 14, fColSai1.1, whole genome shotgun sequence, the genomic segment TCATCTTCAGGTTGGGTTGTCTCTCATCACTCAGTGGCGATCTGTGAGGGCCTGGAGGACTGGGGCTCCACAGACGTCTCGGCCTTATCAGACTCAGAGGAGGACGAGGATCAGCCTGCCCCACTGGTGGGATATGGTTACATTAAGTACAGGGAAAATGATTCAGAGGAGTGAGCTCTTGACCGTAGCGATTACTAGCAGGGCAGGTAACACTCATCCCAGCTTGGGTTGTGGGATCAGTCCTGGAGGGCTCTTGCATAGTGGCTTACACACCTATGACTACACTCAGCAAGATGTAAACACTCAGGAAAAAGTTCAATTTATTTCTAGGACTGGCAGTTTTAGTCGTGACCCATTAAGTTTTCAACAGCCCTTCATCGGCCCAACAACTTGCAGGCTTTCCAGTTCTGGCAGAATCATGTCACACTGACTTGTCTTGACATTTGTCTAATATACAGGACCAGAAATCTGGGAGCGTTTTCTTGCAACGGACAATTGGATTCAGTGAAATCACATGTGAttttctaaataaaaataatgcaaTGTTTTGTAATCCATGAAAACTCGATATTTACTTTAGAAAACGTGTGAAGGCAGCATCTTCCCGGAATATGTTTTATCTATTCCTCACCAAGAGGCTTTACCAGGTGTTTTTAAGGATTGCACAActctttttgcctttttttgttaataTCCTGTTAAGATCAAAATCAAAATGATTCTGTCTTTTTAAATTATAAGTATAGTTGAAATAACTTACagataattgtatttttttttgtttttctttcatttgggaCATATTTTGTTGGTTGACAAAATGCATCTCGACTTTGGaatccatgttgttttttttgtgccgTATTCAAATGAGTAAATATGAttaaaaattgaataaaataaatgtttcccGTGAGTTTTAAGCGTGTGTTTCCTGCTCCAGGTGGCGGGCAGGTACAGAGTCCTGGTAGAGAGCAGCATGGCCAGCACTGATGACATCATCTTTAACTGCGGTGATGTCATACAGTTGATGCACGAGGACTCGTCAGGAATTTGGTAACAGACTGTGATTAAGAAGTCAGCCAATTAAAAATTCTGATAAAGAAGAGGCCAagatgggaaaaaaaggaataaacacATGTTAATAATACTTCTGGTTGCGTTGTTTGTAATTACAGGATGGTAAAGAATATCAGTCGAGGTGAGGAAGGGCGGGTTCTGCCTGAAGACCTGCACAGGATCCTGGGAGAGATCTGCTGAGGGCCAATCAAAACACAGGCTACATGACACCGTGTTCATTTTGAGCGTACATACTAATTTCTTTGCCCAAATACTCGTCCACGCCCACAGGGCTACATTTTCCATCAACTTGCAAAGGAAAAGTGGGCACCTGACTCACTCATGTGAGAGTGGAGGACAGCATCAGCAGCTACTTTACTGTGACCGTTTCACCTCAGAAGGCTGGAAACTACCGAGTGGACCTCAGAAGAATGTACAAACCAAGCCAtctttttatctgccttttccATAAGGATGCAGTGGATCATTTGGACTGAGTGTTGAACGGCGGCTTGTTCATACCCACAGCGTGGACTTTTCTTTAAGAACTTATATCATTTCTATTTTCTTATGAAATATCACATAAAGGTTACACATGCCTAATGACATATCATTCATGTGCCAAACAACTCAGCCAATCACTGCAGCTACTTTTTGTGTTGAACTGTCAGTCATACGGTAGAAAATAGCTTTATCTTTGGTGTGTTTGTTTCGTTGGCCTTTTTGCTTGTTGAAGAATCATCCAATCCTTTCGGAAATCGCCATGGTTACTCCACCACAAAAGTGAGCACTGATTGTTTTCCACCTCCATTTACATGACACAATAAAGCaaaaagaaagggaggaaaaagaaaatcacacgGATTTGAGCTGAGCTGTTGCAGATCCTTCAGCTTTCTACATTCCTAGTCGCCATCATGAGGATGTtgataaaagaaaaagctcaacgcatactcttcttttttgtttctatGGCTGCCATCAAGAtgtgcaaatttcccctctgtgggactattaaaggatttcttatcttatcttatcttatgtgTTATAGTGGATGAGGCTTGTGATGTTATAATTCTAGTCGCGTCCCAGAGCAGTTTTTACGACTGGGTCCCCAGAGAGATACTCAAATCCTTGTATTTTCTTATTCTTTCAAACAGTTTTACACTTATTCTCAGAAGATATTTCTCCTTTCCCTCTAAAGCTTGAAAAGATGGGAACCTGTCATCAGTCATAATGCATGCAAACAATGGTGACATTTTGGAGGTGATGCAGACATGAGAGAgtaactttttttaatttgtttacaTTGAAATCCCTCAGGGTGTTAATGACCAAACTGAATCCAGTTTTGCTTCAGTTCAATAATATTGTGCATCGTGGCACACAGGGATGCTTCTGTGAGAGACAGCCTTCATTTTATCTGTACTATCTGTACTTTTATCTGTACTATCCGTACTAGAGAAAAAGGTGGCTTTAACTTTGTTGTCCATAtgataaaagttttttttcttcattaatgATCAGTGCTGCAGACTAGCGAAGAATCAGAGAAAGCTACGTTGAGCTTTGCCGTTAACAATTCAGTACCTTGTTTATGGAAGGTTCCCCAGCCTCTTCCATTACCGCGGAGATGAGACTAGCTTGTTTGTAACTGCATGGACGATATCACTCCCGGCACGTGtaacacttttatttttttgactttgtttctaTTTTACTTCAACAGAGGAACAATGCTCAATGTTGGGTCCTAACTGTAAAAAGCATTGTAAAAAtgtcacagattacttttgtagaATGAGATCCCTAAATTCTTTAAATGAAATCTTTGGGGGAGCAGTAGGACAGGAGGATGTTTAAATGTTACTGCCTGTTTGAAAGCAGCTTGGAAACATTACAAAATGGAGCTTGTTAAGCATTTACGAGGCTGTTTAACTAAAGTGTGAAAGGGTCATGAAAACACTGCCACTTTACCGCCTCAAAACACCGGGGCTCACCTCTGTGGGCAGACAGACGAGTGTAAATACATCACTGGCAGCCGTGGAAGACAATTCCAGTAAATAGAGAGTATGTAAATGATAAAAGTGTCAACTGTAATTGTTTATAGACTAGTTGTCGTCATAGAAATCCGTACCTTGTCAGTCTGGCACTGATACTCTGCTATCAAGCAATGAAATTGAACAATTTTGAAAAATTCTTTCCTACTGTGTTAATTGTATTCCTACAAATGAGCTTTAGTCCTGCTGGTAGTGCTAAATTCAAGATTTACTCTTATTTACTAAATAATGTGTGGTCActgattaagaaaaaaaatcaataaatagaaATTGCTGCATTCAGTTGATTTGAGTTCCACTTCTATGCTACATTGTGACATAACAAGTTGTAAATGGATTTACTCAAACTTCTCCCATCCTGTAAACTGGTGTTCATTGCTTTTTGCTCCTGTTTGCACTttctttttgatattttgaATCATAGAGAGAGCCTGTATAATAATGCATAatgtatatgtttattttcTGAAATATAAGCACACAACTATATGGCTGGACTGAACCTGACTTGTGTGGTATTTTTTTCCGCCCTGTTTAAGTTGGTACAGGTCTTTGCAGGATTACTGAGCTTCATGGAGACTAACACCTCCTCTGGCACGTAAAGGGTTAGCTCTCTCCACGTTGACTAATGCTCGTTATCCTACATTTGTTTTTcacttttcctttaaaaaaaaaggaaatgcagGTTTGCATTTAAAGTCTGAGCAGGAAGCTATTTGAACAGTCATGACGAGTTAATCAAACACAGCCAGACGGGATGCTTGTACAACcacacaaaataaatgcatcAACATATAGAGAGACATTTTTCGATAAACTGCAGAAAGTAGATGCTGCAAGTCAACTAGTGGCAAGTCCCAAATATAGGAATTAGTTTGTATTTGCTTTATTACCATGATTCTCAGCGACAACAGTGTTGCAGGGAATGTTTTGTCTCTGATGCAAAAACTGTTAGTTCAAGCAGACAACTGTGGAAACACCTTTGGATTTATCATTTAGTAAAAGTTTATTTAGCGTTGAAAGAATGGAAAGTTGAAGAGAGAGAGCAGGTGAAAGAGGAAAGCTATTACTGTAAATTTACCTCTGTTTAtaattttatgtatatattttggGGGAATTACcacttttatttcaataatcgaATCGCATCGGCATCGAGGGAGATGTGACATTTCTTAAAGAGAAAAGGCGCcgaaaacttaaaacaatgtTGACAAACGGGGTAGGGCGAACACATAAAATTGGAAATATGTTAACTGCCACTAAGGTGGATCTACCCACTGACCCAGTGGCTTGATTAAACTAAATCTAATGAATTCCCTTGAATAACACTGGAAAATATCAACAGGTAAGGTAAGAATCAATGACTGAAATAAGcagctgtgtttttgtgtgaaTGATGTCATCAAAACCCTTTTTTTAATATCACTGAGgtgaaaaaatgtatatttctaGCACAAACAATAATCAGAGAGGAATATTTGTCTGCCATGAAGAGTGTTATTAAGGGACACTGTTTTAAATTTTAAACTTTCAGAGCCTTGTCATAGTTTAGTGATAAGAGGATATTTAAACTGCCCTTTTCTTGCTATGACAGATTAAAAACTTGGCtgtaaaaatatatatccaACTTTAAAATTGTGAAATTGGGGAAGCTACCAATATGTTACTGAATGAATGATTACCTGAATGTTCAGGTGTTTACATCTAGATGATGGAATTGTAAAGAAAACTATCGGAGGAAGGCCATTGCTGTATTAGAGGAAATCAAATACAAGTTAAATGAACAAATAACAAATTCTACACTTCTTTTATTGTGTCTCACTGCAGTTCGGACGCTTCAGGATAATGTTCTGTCATGTTCCATTATAGACTTTATTAGATTAAAATTAGCGGTTATGTTTTTTATCGGCCAAGCTCGTGCATGTGGATCACAACCCCATTCATCAGCTGCTCATCCGGAGGCCCATTTTCTGACTGATCCAGGTGTAGTACCGTGACACTCGCGTGTAAATGCCGTACTTCCCCTCCTTGGCACACTCCTCTCCCCAGCTGACGACGCCCGTCAGGAACCAAGTGTCTTTGTACTTGGTTGCGTGCGGCCCGCCGCTGTCCCCCTGGCACGAATCCTTCTGCTCGTTCTGAAAGCCGGCACAGAACATGTAGCGTGTGATGTGGTCCTGGCTGCTCTGCTTGCACAGGGTGCGGTCCACGTGGGGCACGGCTAGCTTCTGGAGCTTGGTGGCTTCGGGGCCATGGAACTTGAGCCGGCCCCAGCCGCTCACGAGGGAGCTGGTGGATTGACGCAAGGCGTTCTGCGTGAACTCCTTGGGGCCCAGGCAGATGGGCCGCCTCTCGTTGGACAGCTCCACCGGCTGGGCGAGCTTCAGGAGCGCAATGTCGTGGTTGTAAAGTGACGTCTGGGCATTATACATGGGATGGACGTGCTTCTCTGCCACCACGTGGTCTCTCTCAGGACCCTCATCCACGTTGATATCATGTTCACCTAGGAGAATGGGTCATGTGgaaatttcaaaaaacaaacaagtacaTTCAGCTCTCACTCACAAGTCACAGTTCAAACATCTAGGATTGAAATATGTAGATGCATTTCAAGTGGTTTTCCTACCAACTCGGATGAAGAAACTTTTAGATGGGGCCTCATTAAGACAATGTGCCGCAGTGACGACCCACAATTCACTGAGCAGAGAGCCACCGCAGAATGACCTAGCTCTCGTACTGGAGTCAGGGCGGAACATCAGTGATACCTGCAAACACCAACGGTTCTCTCTTACTGGTTCTTCCCAAATTCCCTGGAAACTGACAGATTAATGCACCTAAACTGAACTCAATATCTGCAAACATCATTTTCTAAGTCCTTGCAGTCAACTAACCCCAACCCGTCCCCCAAAAGGACCAGTTTGCCTCCAATTCATCTCTCCATGCTATATCTCAAATGGCAGTACCTGCCAAGGAATCTCTCCAGGACGGGCCAGGTCTCCTCCCACAATCCTCTGGTCAGGGTTGTCTTCAGCCTTGATCGTGGGCAGTGTGGGGAAAGCCCACGACAGCTTCTTTTCTGTGGGAGTTTTGTCAGTTCCTGCCTCTGCATCAACACTGACAGCATCAGCTGAACTTACAGAGAGAGGAGGATCCGGCTTCATTGACCGTACATTTATTGCATAGTCCACAGAGATGTTGAGCGCGTCTGACGCATTTGTGAAGACGTCGCTGTAATCATATGACAGAGTTATATCATCATAATAGTAGTCATCTGCATGGGTGCGGTTGTGGTCTTGCTTTGTTTTGGGGGAGATTGCCGAGCTTGCTGAGTGCTGTGGGGTGAGGAACCTGGGGACAGAACCGGAGGGCAGACTCACCTGACCACAGCTGAATTCCCCTGtgggaaaaagaaagacaaaagagAAAGATGTATGTAATGAATTTCGGAAATTACCTTTAAATACTGGGTTCATTACCTTCCTGAGATCCTCTGGCCTTGTGTCATGTTGCCACATTTGAACTTTTGCAAATGTCACATTGTTTCTAATTTTTGTGACGTGGTAGGCTCCAGTTAAAGCCACATCTAATCAGTACTGTATGTCATAGATGAGTGTGTGGATGTGTATTTTCATGTTCAGCTCAGTGTAATTTGAGGTTTATTTAGATTTGAGAAGCACTGTAAGTACCAGATGTTTATTAGCTGATTTTCCATTTGGCTCCAAGCTGTCAACAATAGTCATTAATTACGTACTTTATTTGACAGCTGCAAGCTGCTGTGTCAGTCTGCGATGCCTCAATGGATAATAGCTGGATGGATTAGAAATGTAACATGACAGGTCAAGCCCTGTCTCACTGCTGTGTAAGAGAGCTCTGGGACCATTCCCTAGTTAGAGGTTTATATTACTTCAGTCAGTCCAAAACAAGTTTCACAGCCTCATAAATACCAGTTACCCTTGACATTCATGTCAGAAGCTGCCCGGATTCAGTTTATTTATGAACTAAATTCAAAGAAAACCAAGGGTTTCTACGTTTGCTAGCAAAAAACTTGTGGCTTCAATTACAGGTGTTGTTGCAATAGACTTTTTTCAACCTAAGATCCTCAGAGACCTGGGAGCTTGAGGGATCTGTGCAGGGAGTTTGCTGTTCCTAGGACTGCGCTCTTCTGGACGGAGATCTCTGATATGGCGCTTCCACTAGTAGCTACTCGGCGCGCCTCCACTCGGCAtgcctcgtctcgcctccacccgcctccactcgcctccactcggcacgcctcgtctcgcctccacccgcctccactcacctccactcgcctccacccgcctccactcgcctccacccgcctccactcacctccactcgcctccacccgcctccacccgcctccattcacctccactcgcctccacccgcctccactcacctccactcgcctccacccgcctccactcgcctccacccgcctccactcacctccacccgcctccactcacctccactcgcctccacccgcctccactcgcctccacccgcctccactcgcctccacccgcctccactcacctccactcgcctccacccgcctccacttgcctccacccgcctccacccgcctccacccacctccacccgcctcagcctccactcgcctccacCCCGCCTCCACtcacctccacccgcctccacccgcctccacccgcctccactcgcctccacccgcctccacccgcct encodes:
- the f9b gene encoding coagulation factor IXb isoform X1; amino-acid sequence: MARVCFLVLMAGLQLMNGLGAPVTEETPGAVFVSPQTAHTVLHRQRRYNSGHLEEIMQKANLERECKEETCSMEEAREVFENDEKTMEFWVGYIDGDQCNPQPCQNAGVCQDGVGTYVCWCKPNFSGKNCEIEVTKQCSVNNGGCGHFCVMQGQRALCRCTAGYTLGSDKKSCEPTGEFSCGQVSLPSGSVPRFLTPQHSASSAISPKTKQDHNRTHADDYYYDDITLSYDYSDVFTNASDALNISVDYAINVRSMKPDPPLSVSSADAVSVDAEAGTDKTPTEKKLSWAFPTLPTIKAEDNPDQRIVGGDLARPGEIPWQVSLMFRPDSSTRARSFCGGSLLSELWVVTAAHCLNEAPSKSFFIRVGEHDINVDEGPERDHVVAEKHVHPMYNAQTSLYNHDIALLKLAQPVELSNERRPICLGPKEFTQNALRQSTSSLVSGWGRLKFHGPEATKLQKLAVPHVDRTLCKQSSQDHITRYMFCAGFQNEQKDSCQGDSGGPHATKYKDTWFLTGVVSWGEECAKEGKYGIYTRVSRYYTWISQKMGLRMSS
- the f9b gene encoding coagulation factor IXb isoform X2 — its product is MQKANLERECKEETCSMEEAREVFENDEKTMEFWVGYIDGDQCNPQPCQNAGVCQDGVGTYVCWCKPNFSGKNCEIEVTKQCSVNNGGCGHFCVMQGQRALCRCTAGYTLGSDKKSCEPTGEFSCGQVSLPSGSVPRFLTPQHSASSAISPKTKQDHNRTHADDYYYDDITLSYDYSDVFTNASDALNISVDYAINVRSMKPDPPLSVSSADAVSVDAEAGTDKTPTEKKLSWAFPTLPTIKAEDNPDQRIVGGDLARPGEIPWQVSLMFRPDSSTRARSFCGGSLLSELWVVTAAHCLNEAPSKSFFIRVGEHDINVDEGPERDHVVAEKHVHPMYNAQTSLYNHDIALLKLAQPVELSNERRPICLGPKEFTQNALRQSTSSLVSGWGRLKFHGPEATKLQKLAVPHVDRTLCKQSSQDHITRYMFCAGFQNEQKDSCQGDSGGPHATKYKDTWFLTGVVSWGEECAKEGKYGIYTRVSRYYTWISQKMGLRMSS